The Symbiobacterium terraclitae genome segment TTGGGTGAACTTGATGGCGTTGCTCAGCAGGTTGAGCAGGATCTGGAGGAGCCGCAGGTCGTCGGCCATGACCAGCGGCAGGTCGGCCGGCACGTCGCACACCACGCTGATCTCCTTCTGGTGCGCCAGGGGCCGGATGATGCTGCACGCCTCCTGCACCGCCTCGCCCAGGTCCACGGCGGAGAGGGAGAGGCGCAGCTGCCCGGCCTGCAGCCGCGAGGCGTCGAGCAGGTCGTTCACCAGCTGGAGCAGGCGCTGGGCGCTCTCCAGGATGTCCGTCAGGTGGTCCCGCTGGTTCGGCGTGAGGGGTTCGGTGCCGGAGCTCAGCAGGAGCTGCGTGAAGCCGATGATGGAGGTCAGCGGGGTGCGGAACTCGTGGGTCATGGCCGAGTAGAACTCGGTCTGGCTCTGGTTGAGCCGCTCCAGGTCCGCGTGGGCCTGGCGCAGCTGGGACGTGCGCTCCGCCACCTTGAGCTCGAGGTTGCGGTAGAGCGCCTGCAGCTCGTCCGACATCGCCTTCAGGGCGTCGACCAGCGGCGCCGTCTCGTGGTGGATCAGGAGGTCGCGCACCTTCTCTTCCGGCACCTCCCAGTGCCCCTGGCCGATGCGCCTCGTCACCCCCGCCAGGGCGGCCAGCGGCCTGGCCACCAGGCGGTGCGTGAGGAAGCCGATCAGGGCCAGCGAGAGCACGGTCACCGTCGCGATCATCAGGCTGCGCGAGCGGATGGCCTGCTCCAGGCGCGCCTCAAACCGCCCAGTGGGGATGGAGATGGAGAGCGCGCCGGCCAGGTCGCCGACCTTCAGCCCCTCTTTCGGATAGCCGGCGATGTCGATCTGGCCCGCAGGTTCGCCGTGGCACTGCAGGCACGATTCTTCGGTCCGGAGCGGCACCATGTACCGGAAGGTGCGGGTGTCCTCCTCGGAGGTGTAGCCCACGATCTCCGTCAGGGAGGGGTCGGCCTCGAATCGCCTGAGGGCGTTCACCTCGAACGCATCGGGCTGGTTCTCGGGGCTGCGAACGTTGATCCGGGTCTGCTTGTACCGGTAGTCGGACATCTGGGCGAAGATCTCGCCCACGCCGCGGCCCACCGCGGCCGGGTTCAGGTGCTTGAACTCGAAGTGGCCCGCGCTGTCCCAGTTGATGCGGTGCTGGTTGCGGGCCATGAACTCCCGCATGGCGATGATCTGCGTGGCGACCATCCGCGCCTGCTCCCGCAGGTCGTCGGCGGCCTGCAGCTGCTGCTGGCGGATGTCCCACACCAGGTTGAGGCCCAGGACCACCACCAGTACCGTGGTCACGCCGATCATGAGCTTCGTGGCGATGCTGGTGTGCAAGCGCTCACCTCCGGGTGGGTCGGGGCTCCTGCCTTTAATGATAAGAAGAGCGCAAGCCTGTCGCCATCGAACGGCGTACCCGTTCGCATGGCGAAAAATATCTATAGGACAGCTGCAATTTCGTGCGAGCCAGAACCGGCGGGCAACTCCGACGCCGTGCGGATCGAGCGTCTGCAGTCTGCGACCCATGGATTACCGCCCGGAAACAGCCGTGCGCCGTACCAGCCGGTCCCGGGCCATAGCCCCTTGGTACAGCATGGCATAAACGTGGGTCTAGACTTTTTATCCGTCGCAGAGTCCATGGCGGGGACGCGCTGCCCCCTGCTAACGTTGAGATGGGCGCGTTTCTTTCAAGGAGGTTACAAGCATGGCGACTTGTCCATCCTGCGGCAGTGCGTTCTCGGGCGAATACTGCGACATCTGCGGCGCCCCGGCCGGCGACGAGCCCAGGACCGCACGGGCGAAGCCCACACAGGCGACGCCGGCACAGGCTTCGTTCGCACAGGCGACGCCCCCACGGGCGAAGCCCTCATCCAGGTCGGGCGCCAGGGCTCAGCCTGCTTTTGCACCGGAGGCCAGGCGGCCGGGCCGGACCACCGCCATTGCCCTCCTGGGAGCGGCGCTCTTCGGCGCCGGCTTCCTGAGCGGCCTGTTCGTCGGGCAGGCGACCCAGGCTCCGGCATCCGGGCTCCAGCCCAACCTGGGCGTCAGCCAGGCGACCATCGACGCGATGACCCCGCTGGCGCAGGCGAACTACTTCATGGAGACCGGCGTCGCCATGCTGAACCAGGGGCAGCGGTCGGCCGCCGTGTCCGAGTTCCGCAAGGCGATCACCGCGTTCAAGGCCGTCCTTGAGGCGGAGCCGGACAACCTCTACGCCGGCACCTACCTCGGCCTCACCTACTACTACGCGGGGGACGATGAGCAGGCCAGGCAGGCGCTCGAGGCGGTGCTCGAGCGCGACCCCAACTACCTCTGGGCGATCTTCAACCTGGCCTGGATTCATGACGTGGAGAAGCGGACCGCCGACGCGCTGGCCCTCTACCAGCGGTACCTGGACGTGGTGGACCAGGAGCGCCAGAACCCGCTGAAGTACGCTGAGCAGAGCGAGCTGATCGACAAGCAGATCGGGGCGGCGCAGCAGGCGGTCGCCCGACTCACCGGGGGAGGGAACGGGAATTGAGGCGCTACCCCACCTACAAGCGGGTGACCTCGGCGATCACCCTGATTCTCGCAGCGATCTGGTTCGGCTACGTGCTGCTGTGGCCCAACACCAACGCGACGGCCGGATCCGGGGTTCCGGTGGGCGGCCCGGCGCCGGACTTCGAGCTCAAGACCGTCGAGGGTGAGACCTACCGGCTCTCCGACCTGAAGGGCAAGGCGGTCATGCTGAACTTCTTCGCCACGTGGTGCACGTACTGCAAGGCGGAGATGCCGGTGCTGCAGGAGGCCTACGAGAAGTACCGCGATCAGGGCTTCCTGATCCTCGCCATCGACCTGGACGAGAGCGACCTGGCGATCACGACATTCCGGGACCAGTACGGGCTCACCTTCCCCATCGTGGTGGACCGGGGGAGCAACGTGAGCCAGCGCTACCAGATCGTGCCTCTCCCGACCTCGTACTTCGTGGACAGGAGCGGCATCGTGCGGGCCAAGTGGACCGGAGCGATCGATAAGGCGCAGATGGAAGCGTTGTTGAAGCAGATTCTCTAGGAGGGGACGACCTTGGAAGATCAGGGCGTCAAGCCGACCGTGGACGAGCAGGTCGTCAAGCCGGCGGAGGTCGGGCAGGCCGCCAGGCCGGGCAAGGACCTGCTGGACCGGACCTGGGATTTCTTCGCCTCGGTGCGCGTGGCCACGGTTCTGCTCTTTCTCATCGCAGTGGCTTCCGTTGGCGGTACCCTGATTCAGCAGGAGGGGACGTTCTCCTCACCGCTGCCCCCCGAGGAGTACTACCCGCAGCGCTACGGCCCGGTGCTGGGCCTGCTCCTGCTCCGCACGGGCATGACGCACGCGTACACGTCGTGGTGGTATCTGACGCTGCTCTTCATGATCGGCGCCTCGCTGGTCATCTGCTCGCTGGAGCGTTTCGTCCCCCTGTGGCGGGCGGTGCAGCGTCCCAACCCGGCCCCTGACACGGGCTTTGTGCGGCGGCTGAAGCAGCAGTTCACCGTTCCGGCCGCAGCAGGCGACTCGCCTTTCGCGCAGCTGGCCGCGGCGCTGAAGGCGCGCCGTTACCTGGTGATCGAGAAGGACGGAAGGCTCTACGCGGACAAGGGCCGCTGGGGCCGCTGGGGCCCCTACATCACCCACATCGGACTGATCCTCATCCTGATCGGGGCGGGCATGCGCGCCCTTCCCGGCGCCTACATGGAGCAGTTCATCTGGATCAAGGACGGCGAGGTCGTCAAGGTGCCCGGCACCGACTTCTACGTGGAGAGCCTCGGCTTCGAGGCGGAGTTCTACGAGACCGGCCAGCCCAAGGCCTACCGGACCCACGCCCGGGTGATCGACGCCGACGGCAACGTGGTCAAGACCCACACGATTTCGCTGAACGAGCCGCTGGCGTACGACTGGGTAGAGCTGTACCAGTCCTCGTACTACACCGACCCCGGCTGGGCGGAGGTCGCGGTGCTGGACCGGGTGACCAGCGAAGAGGTCGGCCGGATCACGATCAACCTCACGCAGCCTGAGCGGCAGTACACGGTCGGCGACTACCGGATGACGGTGACGGCGTACTACCCCGACTTCGGCCTCGACGCCGACGGGAAGCCCACCACCAGGTCCAGCCGGGTGACCAACCCGGGCATGGTGCTGGAGATCGCGCCGCCCGCGGGCGAGCCGTTCACCACCTGGTTCTTCCCGCTCTACCCGGCGATGGAGTTCGATGCGACCACCCCGGTGAAGTTCAACACCCTGAGCATCGACCCGATCTCGACCTCGGGCCTGCAGGTGAAGAAGGACCTGGGCATTCCCGTGATCTACCTGGGCCTGATCGTCATCACGCTGGGCGTCTTCGCCACGTTCTACATCGCCCACCGGCGGTACTGGGCCTTCGTCGAGGACGGCCTGGTGGTCGTGGGCGGCTGGACCAACCGCAACCACGGCTCCTTCGAGCGGGAGACCCGCCAGATCGCGCACCTTCTTGATCCCGAGCGGTACGCAATCGGCGATGAGATGGAGGGAGAAGAGCGATGATCCAGGTGTCGAGCTACTTGTTCTTCGGCGCATTCGCGGCCTACGTGGCCTCGGCCTTGC includes the following:
- a CDS encoding sensor histidine kinase, which encodes MHTSIATKLMIGVTTVLVVVLGLNLVWDIRQQQLQAADDLREQARMVATQIIAMREFMARNQHRINWDSAGHFEFKHLNPAAVGRGVGEIFAQMSDYRYKQTRINVRSPENQPDAFEVNALRRFEADPSLTEIVGYTSEEDTRTFRYMVPLRTEESCLQCHGEPAGQIDIAGYPKEGLKVGDLAGALSISIPTGRFEARLEQAIRSRSLMIATVTVLSLALIGFLTHRLVARPLAALAGVTRRIGQGHWEVPEEKVRDLLIHHETAPLVDALKAMSDELQALYRNLELKVAERTSQLRQAHADLERLNQSQTEFYSAMTHEFRTPLTSIIGFTQLLLSSGTEPLTPNQRDHLTDILESAQRLLQLVNDLLDASRLQAGQLRLSLSAVDLGEAVQEACSIIRPLAHQKEISVVCDVPADLPLVMADDLRLLQILLNLLSNAIKFTQQGGQVSLEAAAAGGEVRVTVHDNGPGIPLADQEVIFQLFRRGSAHERTGGSGLGLALAKLLVELHGGKIWVESEPGNGASFHFTLPIHRGDAPCQ
- a CDS encoding tetratricopeptide repeat protein, coding for MATCPSCGSAFSGEYCDICGAPAGDEPRTARAKPTQATPAQASFAQATPPRAKPSSRSGARAQPAFAPEARRPGRTTAIALLGAALFGAGFLSGLFVGQATQAPASGLQPNLGVSQATIDAMTPLAQANYFMETGVAMLNQGQRSAAVSEFRKAITAFKAVLEAEPDNLYAGTYLGLTYYYAGDDEQARQALEAVLERDPNYLWAIFNLAWIHDVEKRTADALALYQRYLDVVDQERQNPLKYAEQSELIDKQIGAAQQAVARLTGGGNGN
- a CDS encoding redoxin domain-containing protein is translated as MRRYPTYKRVTSAITLILAAIWFGYVLLWPNTNATAGSGVPVGGPAPDFELKTVEGETYRLSDLKGKAVMLNFFATWCTYCKAEMPVLQEAYEKYRDQGFLILAIDLDESDLAITTFRDQYGLTFPIVVDRGSNVSQRYQIVPLPTSYFVDRSGIVRAKWTGAIDKAQMEALLKQIL
- the resB gene encoding cytochrome c biogenesis protein ResB, with the protein product MEDQGVKPTVDEQVVKPAEVGQAARPGKDLLDRTWDFFASVRVATVLLFLIAVASVGGTLIQQEGTFSSPLPPEEYYPQRYGPVLGLLLLRTGMTHAYTSWWYLTLLFMIGASLVICSLERFVPLWRAVQRPNPAPDTGFVRRLKQQFTVPAAAGDSPFAQLAAALKARRYLVIEKDGRLYADKGRWGRWGPYITHIGLILILIGAGMRALPGAYMEQFIWIKDGEVVKVPGTDFYVESLGFEAEFYETGQPKAYRTHARVIDADGNVVKTHTISLNEPLAYDWVELYQSSYYTDPGWAEVAVLDRVTSEEVGRITINLTQPERQYTVGDYRMTVTAYYPDFGLDADGKPTTRSSRVTNPGMVLEIAPPAGEPFTTWFFPLYPAMEFDATTPVKFNTLSIDPISTSGLQVKKDLGIPVIYLGLIVITLGVFATFYIAHRRYWAFVEDGLVVVGGWTNRNHGSFERETRQIAHLLDPERYAIGDEMEGEER